The nucleotide window CAGCTTGGGGCGCTGATGGGCCTCGACCGCGTCCTCCACGGCCAGCGGGTGCAGATCGAACAACTCGGCGATACCGGCGAACTCCCGCTCCGTCGGCTCGTGCAGCCCTAGCCAGACGAAGCCTTGGTCGGTCCTGCGGACCTGGCGGACCGCCTCGACGACATCGCGGCCGCCGGGGACCCGGACCCCCTTCTGGTACGTCACGCAGTTCACCACCGCGGAGCCCAGCGGGGAGCGTGCCGGGTGACTGAGGTCGACGCGGGCGCGACGACGGGCCAGCCGTGCCATTCTGCGGAAGCCGCCGACCTTGTCGAGGCCCGTCACCTTCCGCAGATTCCCTGCCATGGACATCTGGAATCTCCTCGCGTGGATCTCCTCGCACCGCACTTCGTGCCTTGCCGCGGCCAGTTTGCCAGGGCGGCGTGAGCACCGGGTAAGGCTGTGGGAACGGAACATTCCACTTCGTTTCCCTCCGACCCGTCAGGCGGTGACGGAGCGAACCCGGCGGGCTGCGGGAGCGTCGCTAATCGCAACAAGTCGGTTAAATGGGATGATCGCGCCATGATGCGAACCGACGGGTATCTCCTCGACCACCAGCAGACCGAGACGGGACAACGCTCGGACGCCTTCGCCACCCTCTTCGACCCCACCACCTTCCGGCACATGGCGAGCTTCGGTCTCGGCTCCGGCTGGCGCTGCTGGGAAGTCGGCGCAGGCGACGTCTCCGTGATCTCCTGGCTAGCCAAGAAGGTCGGGCCGACCGGGAAGGTCGTGGCGACGAACACGGACACCTCATGGGTCACCTCGCCGCCGCGCGCGCCGGTCGAGGTACGTGTGCACGACGTGGGCGTCGACGAACCGCCGGGGGAGGGCTTCGACCTCGTGCACGCCCGGCTGACGCTGGCTCATGTCGCGCACCGGGAACGGGCGTTGCACTCCATGATCAGGGCGCTGCGCCCCGGCGGGAGGCTGCTGGTCGAGGACGCCGACCTCGCGCTCCAGCCCCTGGCCTGCCCCGAGGAGTCCGGCCCCGAGCAACACTTGGCGAACCGGCTCCGCCACGCCGTCCGTACCCTCCTCGCCGATCACGGCGTAGACCCGTCGTACGGCCG belongs to Streptomyces graminofaciens and includes:
- a CDS encoding methyltransferase domain-containing protein, producing MMRTDGYLLDHQQTETGQRSDAFATLFDPTTFRHMASFGLGSGWRCWEVGAGDVSVISWLAKKVGPTGKVVATNTDTSWVTSPPRAPVEVRVHDVGVDEPPGEGFDLVHARLTLAHVAHRERALHSMIRALRPGGRLLVEDADLALQPLACPEESGPEQHLANRLRHAVRTLLADHGVDPSYGRRLPRLLREAGLRGVEAGAYFPVASPACAALESTMIRGLRAQLVSAGLATDEEIDRHLTNVASGTMDVTTVPLISAWGRKA